A region from the Pseudomonas cucumis genome encodes:
- the leuD gene encoding 3-isopropylmalate dehydratase small subunit, producing MKAFTQHTGLVAPLDRANVDTDQIIPKQFLKSIKRTGFGPNLFDEWRYLDVGQPYQDNSKRPLNKDFVLNAERYQGASVLLARENFGCGSSREHAPWALEEYGFRSIIAPSYADIFFNNSFKNGLLPIILSDAEVDELFQQVEATPGYQLQVDLQAQTVTRPDGKVLSFEIDAFRKHCLLNGLDDIGLTLQDHEAIATFEAKHRASQPWLFRDA from the coding sequence ATGAAAGCTTTTACCCAGCACACTGGTCTTGTCGCGCCTTTGGATAGAGCCAACGTCGACACCGACCAGATCATTCCGAAGCAGTTCTTGAAGTCGATCAAGCGCACCGGTTTCGGTCCGAACCTGTTCGATGAATGGCGTTACCTGGATGTCGGGCAGCCGTATCAGGACAACTCCAAGCGCCCGTTGAACAAGGACTTCGTCCTCAACGCCGAGCGTTATCAAGGTGCGAGCGTATTGCTGGCCCGCGAGAACTTCGGTTGCGGCTCCAGCCGCGAGCACGCGCCGTGGGCGCTGGAAGAATACGGTTTCCGCAGCATCATCGCGCCGAGCTATGCCGACATCTTCTTCAACAACAGCTTCAAGAACGGCTTGCTGCCGATCATCCTGAGCGACGCTGAGGTTGATGAGCTGTTCCAGCAGGTTGAGGCGACTCCGGGCTATCAGTTGCAGGTTGATCTGCAAGCCCAGACCGTGACCCGTCCGGATGGCAAGGTGTTGAGCTTTGAAATCGATGCGTTCCGCAAGCACTGCCTGCTCAATGGCCTGGACGATATCGGCCTGACCTTGCAGGACCACGAGGCGATTGCCACGTTTGAAGCCAAGCATCGGGCGAGCCAGCCGTGGTTGTTTCGTGACGCGTGA
- the leuC gene encoding 3-isopropylmalate dehydratase large subunit — MAGKTLYDKLWDSHLVKQRDDGSALIYIDRHIIHEVTSPQAFEGLRLAGRKPWRIDANIATPDHNVPTTAERKGGIEAIVDQVSRLQVQTLDDNCDEYGIVEFKMNDVRQGIVHVIGPEQGATLPGMTVVCGDSHTSTHGAFGALAHGIGTSEVEHVLATQCLVAKKMKNMLVSVEGQLPFGVTAKDIVLAVIGKIGTAGGNGHAIEFAGSAIRDLSVEGRMTICNMAIEAGARVGLVAADEKTVAYVKGRPFAPKGAEWDLAVEAWKDLVSDADAKFDTIVELDATQIKPQVSWGTSPEMVLAVDQNIPDPAKEMDLVKRDSIERALKYMGLTANQAITDIQLDRVFIGSCTNSRIEDLRAAAVIAKGRKVASTIKQAIVVPGSGLVKAQAESEGLDKIFLEAGFEWREPGCSMCLAMNPDRLESGEHCASTSNRNFEGRQGAGGRTHLVSPAMAAAAAVNGRFVDVRELI, encoded by the coding sequence ATGGCCGGCAAAACGCTCTACGACAAGCTCTGGGATTCGCATTTGGTCAAGCAGCGCGACGATGGCTCGGCGCTGATCTACATCGATCGTCACATCATCCACGAAGTGACCTCACCGCAAGCCTTCGAAGGCCTTCGTCTGGCCGGGCGCAAGCCTTGGCGCATCGATGCCAATATCGCGACCCCGGACCACAACGTTCCGACTACTGCGGAGCGCAAGGGCGGCATCGAAGCGATTGTCGACCAGGTCTCGCGTTTGCAGGTTCAGACCCTCGACGATAACTGTGACGAATACGGCATCGTCGAATTCAAGATGAATGATGTCCGCCAAGGCATCGTCCACGTCATCGGCCCGGAGCAGGGCGCGACCTTGCCGGGCATGACCGTGGTTTGCGGCGACTCCCATACCTCGACCCACGGCGCGTTCGGTGCCCTGGCTCACGGTATCGGCACTTCCGAGGTCGAGCACGTGCTCGCCACTCAGTGCCTGGTCGCGAAAAAGATGAAGAACATGCTGGTGTCCGTCGAAGGCCAATTGCCGTTCGGCGTGACCGCCAAGGACATCGTCCTCGCGGTGATCGGTAAAATTGGCACCGCCGGCGGTAACGGCCACGCCATCGAATTCGCCGGTAGCGCGATTCGCGACTTGTCCGTTGAAGGTCGCATGACCATTTGCAACATGGCGATCGAGGCTGGCGCTCGCGTAGGGCTGGTGGCCGCCGACGAAAAAACCGTGGCTTACGTGAAAGGCCGTCCATTTGCTCCGAAAGGCGCGGAATGGGACTTGGCTGTCGAGGCCTGGAAAGACCTGGTTTCCGACGCGGATGCCAAATTCGACACCATCGTCGAACTCGATGCCACTCAGATCAAACCGCAAGTCAGCTGGGGCACCTCGCCTGAGATGGTCTTGGCTGTCGATCAGAACATTCCCGATCCTGCGAAGGAAATGGACCTGGTCAAGCGCGATTCCATCGAGCGCGCCTTGAAGTACATGGGTTTGACCGCCAATCAGGCGATCACCGACATTCAGCTGGACCGCGTATTCATTGGCTCCTGCACCAACTCGCGGATCGAAGACCTGCGCGCCGCTGCCGTGATCGCCAAGGGCCGTAAAGTGGCTTCGACCATCAAACAGGCCATCGTGGTGCCGGGTTCGGGGCTGGTGAAGGCTCAAGCCGAATCCGAAGGCCTGGACAAGATTTTCCTCGAGGCGGGTTTTGAATGGCGTGAGCCGGGTTGCTCGATGTGCCTGGCGATGAACCCGGACCGTTTGGAGTCGGGCGAGCATTGCGCCTCGACCTCCAACCGTAACTTCGAAGGCCGTCAGGGCGCCGGTGGCCGTACGCACCTCGTCAGCCCGGCCATGGCCGCCGCCGCCGCGGTGAACGGTCGTTTCGTCGACGTCCGTGAATTGATCTAA
- a CDS encoding LysR family transcriptional regulator, whose amino-acid sequence MDLANLNAFIAIAETGSFSGAGERLHLTQPAISKRIAGLEQQLKVRLFDRLGREVSLTEAGRALLPRAYQILNVLDDTRRALTNLTGEVSGRLTLATSHHIGLHRLPPLLREFTRRYPQVALDIQFLDSEVAYEEILHGRAELAVITLAPEPHALVKATPVWDDPLDFVVAPEHSLIANGPVSLADIALHPAVFPGGNTFTHHIVQRLFEAQGLTPNIAMSTNYLETIKMMVSIGLAWSVLPRTMLDDQVARIPLPGIQLTRQLGYILHTERTLSNAARAFMALLDAQIDQPGTRG is encoded by the coding sequence ATGGACCTCGCCAACCTCAATGCTTTTATCGCGATTGCCGAGACCGGAAGCTTCTCCGGCGCTGGCGAACGGCTGCACCTGACACAACCCGCCATCAGCAAACGCATCGCCGGCCTGGAGCAGCAATTGAAGGTGCGGCTGTTCGATCGACTGGGCCGGGAAGTCAGCTTGACCGAAGCGGGTCGCGCCCTGCTGCCACGGGCCTATCAGATCCTCAATGTGCTGGATGACACCCGCCGCGCCCTGACCAACCTGACCGGCGAAGTCTCCGGTCGTCTGACATTGGCCACCAGTCATCACATTGGCCTGCACCGTTTGCCGCCCTTATTAAGGGAGTTCACTCGACGTTACCCACAAGTGGCGCTGGATATTCAGTTCCTCGATTCGGAAGTAGCTTACGAAGAAATCCTCCATGGCCGCGCCGAACTGGCGGTAATCACTCTTGCACCGGAGCCCCACGCACTGGTCAAGGCCACGCCCGTGTGGGACGACCCGCTGGATTTCGTGGTCGCCCCGGAGCATTCGCTGATCGCTAACGGTCCGGTCAGCCTGGCGGATATTGCCCTGCACCCTGCGGTTTTTCCCGGCGGCAACACCTTTACCCACCACATCGTGCAGCGCCTGTTCGAGGCCCAGGGCCTGACGCCGAACATCGCCATGAGCACGAATTACCTGGAAACCATAAAAATGATGGTCTCGATCGGCCTCGCCTGGAGCGTTTTGCCGCGCACCATGCTGGACGATCAAGTGGCGCGCATACCTTTGCCGGGCATACAGCTCACTCGCCAGCTAGGCTATATCCTGCACACCGAACGGACGCTGTCGAACGCGGCACGGGCCTTTATGGCTCTGCTGGATGCACAAATCGATCAGCCAGGGACTCGCGGCTAA
- the leuB gene encoding 3-isopropylmalate dehydrogenase, whose product MSKQILILPGDGIGPEIMAEAVKVLELANDKYSLGFELSHDVIGGAAIDKHGVPLADETLARARAADAVLLGAVGGPKWDTIERDIRPERGLLKIRAQLGLFGNLRPAILYPQLAEASSLKAEIVAGLDILIVRELTGGIYFGAPRGVRELENGERQAYDTLPYSETEIRRIARVGFDMARVRGKKLCSVDKANVLASSQLWREVVEQVAKDYPDVELSHMYVDNAAMQLVRAPKQFDVIVTDNLFGDILSDEASMLTGSIGMLPSASLDANNKGMYEPCHGSAPDIAGKGIANPLATILSVSMMLRYSFNLQDAADAIEKAVSLVLDQGLRTGDIWSAGCTKVGTQEMGDAVVAALRNL is encoded by the coding sequence ATGAGCAAGCAGATTCTGATTCTCCCGGGTGACGGTATTGGCCCGGAAATCATGGCCGAAGCGGTCAAGGTGCTGGAGCTGGCGAACGACAAGTACAGCCTGGGCTTCGAACTGAGTCATGACGTGATCGGTGGTGCCGCCATCGACAAGCACGGCGTGCCGCTGGCCGACGAAACCCTGGCCCGTGCCCGTGCCGCCGATGCAGTATTGCTGGGCGCCGTGGGCGGTCCGAAATGGGACACCATCGAACGTGACATCCGCCCTGAGCGCGGTCTGCTGAAAATCCGTGCGCAACTGGGCCTGTTCGGTAACCTGCGTCCGGCAATCCTGTACCCGCAACTGGCCGAGGCTTCCAGCCTTAAGGCAGAAATCGTTGCCGGCCTGGACATCCTGATCGTCCGTGAACTGACCGGCGGGATCTACTTCGGCGCGCCACGTGGCGTGCGTGAACTGGAAAATGGCGAGCGTCAGGCCTACGACACCCTGCCGTACAGCGAAACCGAAATCCGCCGTATCGCCCGTGTCGGTTTCGACATGGCCCGCGTGCGTGGCAAGAAGCTGTGCTCGGTGGACAAGGCCAACGTGCTGGCGTCCAGCCAACTGTGGCGTGAAGTCGTCGAGCAAGTGGCCAAGGACTACCCGGACGTCGAACTGAGCCACATGTACGTCGACAACGCCGCCATGCAACTGGTGCGTGCACCGAAGCAATTCGACGTGATCGTCACCGACAACCTGTTCGGCGACATTCTTTCCGACGAAGCGTCGATGCTCACCGGCTCCATCGGCATGCTGCCGTCGGCGTCGCTGGATGCCAACAACAAAGGCATGTACGAGCCGTGCCACGGTTCGGCGCCGGACATCGCTGGCAAGGGCATTGCCAACCCGTTGGCGACCATTCTGTCGGTGTCGATGATGCTGCGTTACAGCTTCAATCTGCAGGATGCGGCCGATGCTATCGAGAAGGCCGTGAGCCTGGTATTGGATCAGGGCCTGCGCACAGGCGACATCTGGTCGGCCGGTTGCACCAAGGTCGGTACGCAGGAAATGGGCGATGCAGTAGTCGCCGCGCTGCGGAATCTGTAA
- a CDS encoding class I SAM-dependent methyltransferase, whose translation MTSTAQHSQVVQKQFGEQASAYLSSAVHAQGTEFALLQAELAGQGDARVLDLGCGAGHVSFHVASLVKEVVAYDLSQQMLYVVAAAAIDRGLGNVSTVLGAAERLPFADGEFDFVFSRYSAHHWSDLGLALREVRRVLKPGGVAAFIDVLSPGSPLFDTYLQSVEVLRDTSHVRDYSAGEWLRQVSEAGLHTRSTTRQRLRLEYTSWVERMRTPQVMRAAIRELQRSMGNEVREYFEIEADGSFSTDVLVLMAER comes from the coding sequence ATGACCAGCACCGCCCAGCACAGTCAGGTAGTACAAAAGCAATTCGGTGAACAGGCCTCGGCCTATCTGAGCAGCGCCGTACACGCTCAAGGCACTGAATTCGCGCTGCTACAGGCTGAACTGGCGGGGCAGGGCGATGCTCGCGTGCTCGACCTCGGTTGTGGCGCCGGTCATGTGAGCTTTCACGTGGCTTCGCTGGTCAAGGAAGTGGTCGCTTACGATCTGTCTCAGCAGATGCTCTACGTGGTGGCGGCTGCTGCCATTGATCGGGGCTTGGGCAACGTGTCCACGGTACTGGGCGCCGCCGAGCGCCTGCCATTTGCCGATGGCGAGTTCGATTTCGTTTTCAGCCGGTATTCGGCGCACCATTGGAGCGACCTCGGGCTGGCCTTGCGGGAAGTTCGTCGGGTGTTGAAGCCTGGCGGAGTGGCGGCGTTCATTGATGTGTTGTCGCCCGGCAGCCCTCTATTCGACACTTACCTGCAAAGCGTCGAAGTGCTGCGCGACACCAGTCACGTGCGCGATTATTCTGCCGGTGAGTGGTTGCGTCAGGTCAGCGAAGCGGGGTTGCATACCCGCAGCACCACGCGCCAACGGCTGCGCCTTGAATACACCTCCTGGGTTGAGCGCATGCGCACGCCGCAGGTGATGCGCGCGGCGATCCGTGAGTTGCAGCGATCGATGGGCAATGAAGTTCGCGAATATTTTGAGATTGAAGCCGATGGTTCGTTCAGTACAGATGTGCTGGTGCTGATGGCTGAACGATAA
- a CDS encoding aspartate-semialdehyde dehydrogenase: MSQSFDIAVIGATGTVGETLVQILEERDFPVGNLHLLASSESAGHSVPFRGKNVRVREVDEFDFSKVQLVFFAAGPAVTLSFAPRATAAGCSLIDLSGALPADQAPQVVPEANAEILAGLKKPFQVSSPSPSAATLAVVLAPLLGLLDLQRVSLTACLAVSAQGREAVTELARQTAELLNVRPLEPKFFDRQMAFNLLAQVGKPDDQGHTLLEKRLVRELRQVMVLPSLKISVTCIQAPVFFGDSFSVTLQSSSAVDLAKVNAALDAAPGIELVEAGDYPTPVGDAVGQDVVYVGRVRGGIDDPAELNMWLTSDNVRKGAALNAVQVAELLIKDLL; encoded by the coding sequence ATGAGCCAGTCCTTTGATATTGCCGTGATCGGCGCCACCGGTACTGTCGGCGAAACACTCGTCCAGATTCTCGAAGAGCGGGATTTTCCGGTCGGTAACCTGCACCTGCTGGCGAGCAGTGAATCAGCCGGGCATTCGGTACCGTTTCGCGGCAAGAACGTGCGGGTACGGGAAGTCGATGAATTCGATTTCAGCAAAGTCCAGTTGGTGTTCTTTGCCGCCGGCCCGGCGGTGACCCTCAGTTTCGCTCCGCGTGCCACGGCCGCCGGTTGCTCGCTGATTGACCTGTCCGGCGCCTTGCCGGCCGATCAGGCGCCGCAGGTGGTGCCTGAGGCCAACGCTGAAATTCTGGCCGGTCTGAAAAAGCCCTTCCAGGTCAGTAGCCCAAGCCCTTCGGCCGCGACGCTGGCGGTGGTGCTGGCGCCATTGCTCGGTTTGCTCGACCTGCAACGCGTCAGCCTGACAGCGTGCCTGGCGGTTTCTGCCCAAGGCCGCGAAGCCGTCACCGAGCTGGCTCGACAAACCGCCGAGCTGCTCAATGTGCGCCCGCTGGAGCCGAAGTTCTTCGACCGGCAGATGGCTTTCAACCTGTTGGCGCAAGTCGGTAAACCTGATGATCAGGGCCATACGCTGCTGGAAAAACGTCTGGTGCGCGAGCTGCGTCAGGTCATGGTGCTACCTTCATTAAAGATTTCCGTCACTTGCATTCAAGCTCCGGTGTTTTTCGGCGATAGCTTTAGCGTGACCTTGCAGTCATCGAGCGCTGTGGATCTGGCGAAAGTCAACGCGGCACTGGACGCGGCACCCGGCATCGAACTGGTCGAGGCGGGCGATTACCCGACCCCGGTAGGCGATGCGGTAGGGCAGGACGTGGTTTACGTTGGTCGGGTTCGCGGCGGGATCGACGACCCGGCGGAACTTAATATGTGGCTGACGTCAGATAACGTACGCAAAGGCGCCGCGCTCAATGCTGTGCAGGTGGCTGAATTGTTGATAAAAGACCTGCTGTAA
- the asd gene encoding aspartate-semialdehyde dehydrogenase, whose protein sequence is MKRVGLIGWRGMVGSVLMQRMLEEQDFDLIEPVFFTTSNVGGQGPSVGKDIAPLKDAYSIEELKTLDVILTCQGGDYTSEVFPKLREAGWQGYWIDAASSLRMQDDAVIVLDPVNRKVIDQQLDAGTKNYIGGNCTVSLMLMGLGGLFEAGLVEWMSAMTYQAASGGGAQHMRELIKQMGVTHGAVADQLADPASAILDIDRRVAEAMRSDAYPTENFGVPLAGSLIPWIDKELPNGQSREEWKAQAETNKILGRFKSPIPVDGICVRVGAMRCHSQALTIKLNKDVPIADIEGLISQHNPWVKLVPNNREISMQELSPTKVTGTLNVPVGRLRKLNMGSQFVGAFTVGDQLLWGAAEPLRRMLRILLER, encoded by the coding sequence ATGAAACGTGTAGGTCTGATCGGTTGGCGCGGTATGGTCGGTTCCGTGCTCATGCAGCGGATGCTGGAAGAGCAGGATTTCGATCTTATTGAGCCGGTGTTTTTCACCACTTCCAATGTCGGTGGCCAAGGCCCTTCCGTGGGCAAGGACATTGCTCCGCTCAAGGACGCTTACAGCATTGAAGAGCTGAAAACCCTCGACGTGATTCTGACCTGCCAGGGTGGCGACTACACCAGCGAAGTCTTCCCGAAGCTGCGCGAAGCCGGCTGGCAGGGTTACTGGATCGACGCCGCTTCCAGCCTGCGCATGCAGGATGACGCGGTGATCGTGCTGGACCCGGTGAACCGCAAGGTCATCGACCAGCAGCTCGATGCGGGCACCAAGAACTACATCGGCGGCAACTGCACCGTCAGCTTGATGCTGATGGGCCTGGGCGGTCTGTTCGAAGCCGGTCTGGTCGAGTGGATGAGCGCCATGACCTATCAGGCGGCCTCCGGTGGCGGCGCGCAGCACATGCGTGAACTGATCAAGCAAATGGGGGTGACCCATGGCGCTGTCGCCGATCAACTGGCCGATCCGGCCAGCGCGATCCTCGACATCGACCGTCGTGTCGCCGAAGCCATGCGCAGCGACGCGTACCCGACCGAAAACTTCGGCGTACCGCTGGCCGGCAGCCTGATCCCGTGGATCGACAAGGAACTGCCGAACGGTCAGAGCCGTGAAGAGTGGAAGGCCCAGGCCGAGACCAACAAGATCCTCGGTCGCTTCAAGAGCCCGATCCCGGTTGACGGCATCTGCGTGCGCGTCGGCGCCATGCGTTGCCACAGCCAGGCGCTGACCATCAAGCTGAACAAAGATGTGCCAATTGCCGACATCGAAGGGCTGATCAGCCAGCACAACCCATGGGTCAAACTGGTGCCGAACAACCGTGAGATCAGCATGCAGGAGCTGAGCCCTACAAAGGTTACCGGTACCCTGAACGTGCCGGTTGGCCGTCTGCGCAAGCTGAACATGGGGTCGCAGTTCGTCGGTGCCTTCACCGTCGGCGACCAACTGCTGTGGGGCGCGGCCGAACCGCTGCGTCGCATGCTGCGGATCCTGCTTGAGCGTTGA
- a CDS encoding sensor domain-containing protein has translation MPKSVERMPPMPRIQALDPKRSEQSWESAPQLLAALNGARLGAWYWDIERGQISWSRGTQALFGFDPRQPLPEDLEYLDLLPQEDRAKAIRAFNAVIAGAPLEQAMHHRIRWPDGSLHWLEINGSLLPDKNGRPRMIGVIREITHQRQREQALSSSEKRFATLFHLCPNMVLLTRQEDGLISEANQYFESLFGWPVQDAIGRTTLELGLWVNPEQRAQLVKATKAKGELINMEVQFRASNGQVHDGILSAQKVELEGQPYLLSTFLDTTERKIAEHALKDSQERLDLALDSAQLGTWDWHIPSGMLYGSARAAQLHGLEPKPFHESFDAFFEGVPDEERGTMRDAYRSLREGPAGNYQLTYRVQLQDGSSRYLESRARLYRDEHGNPLRMAGTLLDITDQVEREQQLVASEEKFATLFQVSPDPICVTRQDTGHFIEINSSFTQTFGWSTTDVIGRSADEIGLWDASAKSLQRIERVIREQGLNNVAIVVQHKDGQSLTCVISSRQISVGDQPCIVTTLRDITQQQRSEAALKASEEKFAKAFHSSPDAITITERDTGRYLEVNDGFCRLTGYRADEVIGRTVYQVGIWAEEKQRSALLAELQIKGRVHHLEMLGRNKRGELLTVEVSVEPITLNETACLLLTARDVSLLKNAEAQIRHLAYHDPLTNLPNRALLMDRLSQQIALLKRHNLRGALMFLDLDHFKHINDSLGHPVGDTVLKIITARLEASVRMEDTVARLGGDEFVVLLSGLEGSRSDVSAQVRELADTLRELLSEPMFLDGQRLQVTPSIGIALIPDHGSTPTDLLKRADIALYRAKDSGRNTTQMYHNTMQKAASERLRMETDLRLALSRGEFSVQYQPQVDARNNRITGAEALVRWHHPQLGAQSPTEFIKVLEDSGLILEVGTWILDEACAAFKHLIANGLIDPLDFSLCVNISPRQFRQNDFVERIEHSLGSHGLPYSLLKLEITEGIVIQNLDDTISKMRRLKKLGVSFAMDDFGTGYSSLTYLKRLPVDTLKIDQSFIRDATTDPNDAEIIRAIVAMARSLELEVIAEGVENLEQLTFLQGLGCHLYQGYLHSRPLPVEEFQKLLK, from the coding sequence ATGCCCAAATCTGTTGAACGTATGCCGCCGATGCCGCGAATTCAGGCACTTGACCCCAAACGGTCCGAGCAGAGCTGGGAAAGCGCCCCGCAGTTGCTGGCGGCCCTCAACGGCGCCCGGCTGGGCGCCTGGTATTGGGACATCGAGCGGGGGCAGATCAGTTGGTCTCGGGGTACTCAGGCGTTGTTCGGCTTCGATCCCCGGCAACCGTTGCCCGAGGACCTGGAATACCTCGACCTGCTTCCCCAGGAGGATCGGGCGAAAGCCATCCGCGCCTTCAATGCGGTGATCGCCGGCGCCCCGCTGGAGCAGGCGATGCACCACCGCATCCGCTGGCCCGACGGCAGCCTGCACTGGCTGGAAATCAACGGCAGCCTGCTGCCGGACAAAAACGGCCGGCCGCGAATGATTGGGGTCATTCGTGAAATCACCCATCAGCGCCAGCGCGAACAGGCGCTGAGCAGCTCGGAAAAACGCTTCGCCACGCTGTTTCACCTGTGCCCGAACATGGTCTTGCTGACCCGGCAGGAAGACGGCCTGATCAGCGAAGCCAACCAGTATTTCGAAAGCCTGTTCGGCTGGCCGGTGCAAGACGCCATCGGCCGAACCACGCTGGAGCTGGGCCTTTGGGTCAACCCGGAGCAACGGGCGCAACTGGTCAAGGCCACCAAGGCCAAAGGCGAACTGATCAACATGGAGGTGCAGTTTCGTGCCAGCAACGGGCAGGTTCACGACGGCATTCTCAGCGCGCAAAAGGTCGAGCTCGAAGGCCAGCCTTATCTGCTGAGCACGTTCCTCGACACCACCGAACGCAAAATTGCCGAACACGCCCTCAAAGACAGCCAGGAACGCCTCGACCTGGCCCTGGATTCGGCGCAACTCGGCACCTGGGACTGGCACATTCCCAGCGGCATGCTTTACGGCTCGGCACGGGCCGCCCAGTTGCATGGGCTGGAGCCCAAACCCTTCCATGAATCCTTCGATGCGTTTTTTGAAGGGGTGCCTGATGAAGAGCGCGGCACCATGCGCGACGCCTACCGCAGCTTGCGCGAAGGCCCGGCCGGTAATTATCAACTGACGTACCGGGTGCAGCTGCAGGACGGCAGTTCGCGCTATCTGGAAAGCCGCGCCAGACTTTATCGCGACGAGCACGGCAACCCACTGCGCATGGCCGGCACATTGCTGGACATCACTGATCAGGTAGAGCGCGAACAGCAACTGGTGGCGTCGGAAGAGAAATTCGCCACTTTGTTCCAGGTCAGCCCGGACCCGATTTGCGTCACGCGCCAGGACACCGGCCATTTCATCGAAATCAATTCCAGCTTCACCCAGACATTCGGCTGGAGCACCACCGACGTGATTGGTCGCAGCGCTGACGAAATCGGCCTGTGGGACGCTTCGGCAAAAAGCCTGCAACGAATCGAGCGGGTCATCCGCGAACAGGGCCTGAACAATGTAGCGATTGTCGTGCAGCACAAGGACGGGCAGTCCCTGACCTGCGTGATATCGAGCCGGCAGATCAGCGTCGGCGACCAACCCTGCATCGTCACCACCCTGCGAGACATCACCCAGCAGCAACGTTCGGAAGCGGCGCTCAAGGCCAGCGAGGAGAAATTCGCCAAGGCCTTCCACTCAAGCCCCGACGCCATCACCATTACCGAGCGCGACACCGGACGCTACCTGGAAGTTAACGATGGTTTCTGTCGTCTGACTGGCTACCGCGCCGATGAAGTGATCGGCCGCACGGTGTATCAGGTGGGCATCTGGGCTGAAGAGAAACAACGCTCGGCGCTGCTGGCGGAACTACAGATCAAGGGCCGGGTTCACCACCTGGAAATGCTCGGGCGCAACAAACGCGGCGAGTTGCTGACCGTCGAAGTCTCGGTGGAGCCGATCACCCTCAACGAAACCGCCTGCTTGCTGCTGACCGCCCGGGACGTCAGCTTGCTGAAAAACGCCGAAGCGCAGATCCGTCACCTGGCCTACCACGACCCGCTGACCAACCTGCCCAACCGCGCCCTGTTGATGGATCGTCTGAGCCAGCAGATCGCCCTGCTCAAACGCCACAACCTGCGCGGCGCATTGATGTTCCTCGACCTCGATCACTTCAAGCACATCAATGACTCCCTCGGCCACCCGGTAGGCGATACGGTGTTGAAGATCATCACCGCGCGCCTTGAAGCCAGCGTGCGCATGGAGGACACCGTCGCACGCCTGGGCGGAGACGAATTCGTGGTGCTACTCAGCGGCCTGGAAGGCTCGCGCAGCGATGTCAGCGCTCAGGTCCGGGAGTTGGCGGACACCTTGCGCGAACTGCTGTCCGAACCGATGTTCCTCGACGGACAGCGCCTGCAAGTGACGCCGAGCATCGGCATCGCGCTGATCCCCGACCACGGCTCGACCCCGACCGACCTGCTCAAACGTGCCGATATCGCCCTCTACCGCGCCAAGGACTCGGGCCGCAATACCACGCAGATGTATCACAACACCATGCAAAAGGCCGCCAGCGAGCGCCTGCGCATGGAAACCGACCTGCGCCTGGCCCTGTCTCGGGGTGAATTCAGCGTGCAATACCAACCTCAAGTGGACGCCCGCAACAATCGCATTACCGGCGCCGAAGCCCTGGTACGCTGGCATCATCCGCAACTGGGCGCGCAATCGCCCACCGAATTCATCAAGGTGCTGGAAGACAGCGGGTTGATTCTGGAAGTCGGCACGTGGATCCTCGACGAAGCCTGCGCGGCCTTCAAACACCTGATCGCCAATGGCCTGATCGATCCGCTCGACTTCAGCCTGTGCGTGAACATCAGCCCCCGGCAGTTCCGCCAGAACGATTTCGTCGAACGCATCGAACACAGCCTTGGCAGCCATGGCCTGCCCTACTCGTTGTTGAAACTGGAAATCACCGAAGGCATCGTCATCCAGAACCTGGACGACACCATCAGCAAAATGCGACGCCTGAAAAAACTCGGCGTGAGCTTTGCCATGGACGATTTCGGTACCGGTTATTCCTCGCTGACCTACCTCAAGCGCCTGCCGGTAGACACCCTGAAAATCGATCAATCGTTCATCCGCGATGCCACCACCGACCCCAACGATGCCGAAATCATCCGCGCCATCGTCGCCATGGCCCGCAGTCTGGAGCTGGAAGTCATCGCCGAAGGGGTGGAAAACCTGGAGCAACTGACATTTTTGCAGGGGCTGGGCTGCCATTTGTATCAGGGGTATTTGCACAGTCGGCCGTTGCCGGTTGAGGAGTTTCAGAAACTGCTCAAATAA